Proteins encoded by one window of Thunnus thynnus chromosome 3, fThuThy2.1, whole genome shotgun sequence:
- the cyp4v2a gene encoding cytochrome P450 4V8, which translates to MAGLLGSCTVPLLGVSIFIVTLTYITYKLLSSYLHKWFEMKPIPEVEGTYLFIGNALQFKTNAGDFFRQIVDYTREFCNAPLLKIWVGPVPFVVLFHAETVETVLTNAVHMEKAYAYSFLHPWLGTGLLTSTGRKWRQRRKMLTPTFHFSILTDFLEVMNEQSEILVEKLEKQAGKGPFNCFNHITLCALDIICETAMGKKIYAQSNSDSEYVQSVYRMSDIISRRQRSPWFWPDFMYTFFGEGREHDKTLKILHSFTYKVIRERAENISNTGSDSESDQGTRKRRAFLDMLLKTTDEDGNGMSHQDIQEEVDTFMFRGHDTTAASMNWALHLLGSHPEAHSKVQQELQEVFGTSDRPINTEDLKKLKYLECVIKEALRLFPSVPFFARSIGEDCHINGFKVPKGANVVIITYALHRDPRYFPEPEEFRPERFLPENSVGRPPYAYIPFSAGLRNCIGQRFALMEEKVILASILRNFSVEACQKREELRPVGELILRPERGIWIKLEKRKP; encoded by the exons ATGGCAGGTTTACTTGGTAGTTGTACGGTACCTTTACTTGGGGTCAGCATCTTCATTGTTACTCTGACCTACATCACCTACAAGCTGCTCAGCAGTTACTTGCACAAATGGTTTGAAATGAAGCCTATTCCAGAGGTGGAAGGAACATACCTCTTCATTGGAAATGCACTGCAGTTCAAAACCAATGCAGGAG ATTTCTTTCGTCAAATTGTGGATTATACCCGTGAGTTCTGTAATGCACCACTGCTTAAAATTTGGGTTGGACCAGTgccatttgtggttttgtttcatGCTGAGACTGTTGAG ACAGTTCTGACCAACGCTGTTCATATGGAAAAAGCCTATGCATACAGCTTCCTCCATCCTTGGCTTGGAACTGGTCTGCTCACTAG CACTGGCCGTAAGTGGCGTCAGCGGCGAAAGATGTTGACTCCCACCTTCCACTTCTCCATCCTGACGGACTTCTTGGAAGTGATGAATGAGCAGTCAGAGATCCTGGTGGAGAAGCTGGAGAAGCAGGCAGGGAAGGGCCCATTCAACTGCTTCAATCACATCACCTTGTGTGCCCTGGACATTATCTGTG AAACTGCAATGGGAAAGAAAATTTACGCCCAGAGTAATTCTGATTCAGAGTATGTACAGAGTGTGTATAG AATGAGTGACATTATCAGCCGCAGACAGAGGTCACCTTGGTTTTGGCCTGACTTTATGTACACCTTCTTTGGTGAGGGCCGGGAGCATGACAAGACACTCAAGATCCTCCATTCCTTTACATACAAA GTGATACGTGAAAGAGCAGAGAACATTTCTAACACTGGATCAGACAGCGAGTCTGACCAGGGCACGAGGAAAAGACGAGCATTTCTGGACATGCTCTTGAAGACTACTGATGAGGACGGCAATGGGATGAGCCATCAGGACATTCAGGAGGAAGTGGACACCTTTATGTTTAGG GGTCATGATACCACAGCAGCCTCTATGAACTGGGCCCTACATCTGCTGGGCTCCCACCCTGAGGCGCACAGCAAAGTTCAACAAGAGCTTCAGGAGGTGTTCG gTACATCTGACCGACCTATTAACACAGAGGACCTGAAGAAACTCAAATACCTGGAGTGTGTGATCAAGGAGGCCCTGCGactgtttccctctgttcctTTCTTTGCCCGTAGCATCGGTGAAGACTGCCATATCA ATGGTTTCAAAGTCCCCAAAGGTGCAAACGTTGTCATCATCACCTACGCTCTACACCGTGACCCACGATACTTCCCTGAGCCTGAGGAGTTTCGGCCAGAACGCTTTCTGCCTGAGAATTCAGTGGGAAGACCTCCATATGCATACATCCCCTTCTCTGCTGGACTCCGCAACTGTATAG GTCAGCGGTTTGCTCTAATGGAAGAAAAGGTGATTTTGGCATCTATTCTGCGTAACTTCAGTGTTGAAGCTTGTCAGAAACGTGAAGAGCTGAGGCCAGTAGGAGAGCTCATCCTCCGACCAGAGAGAGGCATCTGGATCAAACTGGAAAAAAGGAAGCCTTAG